One window of the Archangium primigenium genome contains the following:
- a CDS encoding tetratricopeptide repeat protein, which yields MTVSPHAAEGVRLMTQGMLAPAAQSFDRALTENPRDLTALLGLARLRLALSDNAAARTLLGRVLEVQPTHPEALGHLARLDAEAGDEKAVTVLRGLASQLDAGFFEFLNLGRVLLARDVFEEAAVAFERARKLQPNDYHVLTYLGLALRPLGKTDEALACFLKASSLTQHEHLPLLHAARLLAFKGQVPKALEYMRQALSRAHDKAEIYPELIKLIILTGDAKGAAQTAAEFRKTSPQSAEGAYLQGLATLLSGDPQGADAPLRDAIALEPRTVEARVALANVRRLLKDPAGELKLLEEANKVDPTAAAPACDLAVHYLSKPAGAGRAQAIQVLTPPLAASPEDANLNLNMALALADTDKARSREHARKAQKSSQPSIREQADRLLASLG from the coding sequence ATGACCGTCTCCCCTCATGCCGCCGAAGGCGTGCGTCTGATGACCCAGGGCATGCTCGCGCCGGCCGCTCAGTCGTTCGACCGCGCCCTGACGGAGAACCCGCGGGACCTCACCGCGCTGCTCGGGCTGGCGCGGCTGCGGTTGGCGCTGAGTGACAACGCGGCGGCCCGCACGCTGCTGGGCCGGGTGCTGGAGGTGCAGCCCACGCACCCCGAGGCGCTCGGGCACCTGGCGCGGCTGGACGCCGAGGCGGGGGACGAGAAGGCCGTCACGGTGCTGCGGGGCCTCGCGAGCCAGCTGGACGCGGGCTTCTTCGAGTTCCTCAACCTCGGGCGGGTGCTGCTGGCGCGCGACGTCTTCGAGGAGGCCGCGGTCGCCTTCGAGCGCGCGCGCAAGCTGCAGCCCAACGACTACCACGTGCTCACCTACCTGGGCCTGGCCCTGCGGCCCCTGGGCAAGACGGACGAGGCGCTGGCCTGCTTCCTCAAGGCCTCGTCGCTGACGCAGCACGAGCACCTGCCGCTGCTGCACGCCGCGCGCCTGCTCGCCTTCAAGGGCCAGGTGCCCAAGGCGCTCGAGTACATGCGGCAGGCGCTGTCGCGGGCGCACGACAAGGCGGAGATCTACCCGGAGCTCATCAAGCTCATCATCCTCACCGGGGACGCGAAGGGCGCGGCCCAGACGGCCGCCGAGTTCCGCAAGACGAGCCCCCAGAGCGCGGAGGGCGCCTACCTGCAGGGGCTCGCGACGCTGCTGTCGGGAGACCCCCAGGGCGCCGATGCCCCGCTGCGCGATGCCATCGCCCTGGAGCCGCGCACGGTGGAGGCCCGCGTGGCGCTCGCCAACGTGCGCCGGCTGCTCAAGGACCCCGCCGGAGAGCTGAAGCTCCTGGAGGAGGCCAACAAGGTGGACCCCACGGCGGCCGCGCCCGCGTGCGACCTGGCGGTCCACTACCTGTCCAAGCCGGCCGGCGCGGGCCGGGCCCAGGCCATCCAGGTGCTCACGCCGCCGCTCGCCGCGAGCCCGGAGGATGCCAACCTCAACCTGAACATGGCGCTGGCCCTGGCCGACACCGACAAGGCCCGCTCGCGCGAGCACGCGCGCAAGGCGCAGAAGAGCTCGCAGCCGAGCATCCGCGAGCAGGCGGACCGGCTGCTGGCCAGCCTGGGCTGA